A region from the Lolium perenne isolate Kyuss_39 chromosome 4, Kyuss_2.0, whole genome shotgun sequence genome encodes:
- the LOC127332184 gene encoding protein HUA2-LIKE 3 isoform X2 — protein MAPARRKRGVSAAAAAAAAAAQWKLGDLVLAKMKGFPAWPAMISEPEQWGLASVKNKRLVYFYGTKQIAFCSYAELEAFTEEKRRSLFAKRHGKGADFVRAVDEIIDVYDSLKEDSNKRLDLTANEVKPGEENPGDNNDILEPKGSARCIVNSAPDGPTDNISMLDEMRNIPLSASSFSKKKLRDVHPQNCYTRSRAPALRRSRSSSGVGIRKVQDSCKLSGETSLASVDLVPDDNKEDSTLHKDASSGSPSMLDDVCFRSRGGTFNQPGTPGASDSNKNLSSTAKVDYTCDSEASQNGASTTEFKSNGASSLPMKSTVIFKRKRKPSRNWVPHTADCITSKKDEELQDELSGNLGDSPNSKNELNKSDGDEHLPLVKRARVRMGRPQLEASPGTDEQIDVPNNRSGVASPAEHIVMHTSNAFSADQSSAVNSVPNLSSISDMPLPSGEGHSVSKNKEYQPRVLTLDVEAALPPSKRLHRALEAMSANVAETISSLPEETGSKQLTLKDCVSSENSHSNKSADAVITTSDKSGIIEGLESSSMQFMHSSTGKTHTPGSILQNNNVVVSMKLNEPVLDVTQTIAVPDRLSSSSGKPCNDVSKLISCSSDTKPLGCPTLEVNRSYDRCGEPVHLPKLLSDNNVSSDSVPHGETVLASATNLGDATSSSSLATKSSSIQSDADTRTSEVHTFSALALKELNHRNLKDRCTSPDSMPMKELIAVAQARRFSRSTSFSDNLLISKYIAKTSVSTPLKEGQGQLSPSNRIIRHTSTIDSIHSKSPFDSLQHNDVKTIAGSSEASAARKAFEAFVGTLTRTKENIARATRLAIECAKHGIAREALDIIVEHMEKETNLYKRVDLFFLVDSITQCSRNQKGGAGDLYPSLIQAILPRLLYAAAPPGNSAWENRRQCLKVLKLWLERKTLPEYIIRHHIRELEVINEASFGSSRRPSRTERALNDPLRDNEGMLVDEYGSNAGFHIPNLICTKVLENDEGSSSDDRSFEAVTPEQDAPGGDAMEESQIPVEKHRLVLEEVDGELEMEDVSPPSEAEANILRQPDQSDTNFTSYHHPSDTGPPLPNDGPPIPPPLPCSPPPVPPPPPVPIDQSTQLQATLQMASDPVGPHPPIATYNVQSQQSHPMVDHPRGMNPSVAPLHPPFCNTAPGVHQNQITPPNPPGHRSNFPRPPAPYHGSNYQHPTSSMPNGGYHLQRPPPPPPPNQFPRMPSEPHQRPQQWSNNCSSYPETYQYNGHDRDHHRHDSMHQGHDGRPHFSDRRYHHEDRGHRFDERVIRGPMHHDAGRGRFPPFPPGPPGPDQASVAPMHYGRPSDPPQGPCSGWSTEPPVPHVAGAHGSWRPR, from the exons ATGGCCCCGGCGAGGAGGAAGCGCGGCGTGTCCGCGGCTGCCGCGGCCGCGGCGGCCGCGGCGCAGTGGAAGCTCGGCGACCTCGTGCTCGCCAAGATGAAGGGCTTCCCggcctggccggccatg ATAAGTGAACCAGAGCAGTGGGGTCTGGCTTCTGTTAAAAATAAGCGTCTGGTCTACTTCTATGGAACTAAACAAAT TGCTTTCTGCAGCTATGCAGAACTGGAGGCGTTCACTGAAGAGAAAAGGAGGTCTCTGTTTGCTAAGCGGCATGGCAAAGGGGCAGATTTTGTGAGAGCAGTTGATGAGATAATTGATGTTTATGATTCTTTGAAGGAAGATAGTAATAAAAGGCTTGATCTGACTGCCAATGAAGTAAAACCGGGAGAAGAAAATCCTGGTGATAATAATGACATTTTGGAACCTAAAG GGAGTGCCCGATGCATTGTTAATTCTGCTCCTGATGGGCCTACTGACAATATATCGATGCTTGATGAAATGAGGAATATCCCTTTGTCTGCTAGTTCATTTTCGAAGAAGAAGCTAAGGGATGTACACCCTCAAAATTGCTACACACGGAGTAGGGCTCCAGCTTTGCGGAGGTCAAGAAGTTCATCTGGTGTCGGAATCAGAAAGGTTCAGGATTCTTGCAAGCTTTCGGGCGAAACCAGTTTGGCTTCTGTTGATTTGGTTCCTGATGACAACAAGGAAGATTCCACTCTTCATAAAGACGCAAGCTCAGGTTCCCCTTCTATGCTGGATGATGTTTGTTTTCGTTCAAGAGGAGGCACCTTCAATCAACCTGGAACTCCTGGGGCCAGTGACAGTAATAAAAATTTGTCTTCTACTGCTAAGGTAGATTATACCTGTGACAGTGAAGCATCTCAAAACGGAGCTTCAACAACAGAATTTAAATCTAATGGTGCATCAAGTCTTCCCATGAAGTCAACGGTAATTTTCAAGAGAAAAAGGAAGCCAAGTAGAAACTGGGTTCCCCACACTGCAGATTGTATCACATCAAAAAAGGACGAAGAATTGCAGGATGAGTTGAGTGGAAACCTTGGAGATTCTCCTAATTCAAAGAATGAATTAAATAAGTCAGACGGAGATGAACACTTGCCGTTGGTCAAAAGGGCAAGGGTTCGAATGGGAAGGCCTCAGCTGGAGGCTTCACCAGGGACAGATGAACAGATTGATGTTCCTAATAATAGATCAGGGGTTGCTTCACCTGCAGAGCACATTGTTATGCACACTAGTAATGCTTTTTCAGCTGATCAGTCATCAGCGGTAAATAGTGTTCCAAATCTGTCATCCATATCGGACATGCCTCTCCCATCAGGGGAAGGTCACTCTGTTTCGAAGAATAAAGAATATCAACCAAGGGTTTTAACATTGGATGTGGAAGCTGCTTTGCCTCCATCAAAACGCCTCCACCGTGCTTTAGAAGCTATGTCTGCTAATGTTGCGGAAACTATTAGTAGTCTGCCTGAAGAGACAGGATCAAAGCAATTGACTCTAAAAGACTGTGTGTCTTCAGAAAACAGCCATTCCAATAAATCTGCTGATGCAGTAATCACAACCTCCGACAAGTCTGGAATAATTGAAGGCCTTGAATCATCAAGCATGCAATTCATGCATAGCTCAACAGGCAAAACACACACCCCAGGATCGATTTTACAGAATAATAATGTAGTTGTTTCCATGAAATTGAATGAACCTGTTCTTGATGTGACACAGACCATAGCTGTGCCTGATCGGTTATCTTCATCTTCGGGGAAACCATGTAATGACGTCTCCAAGCTAATTAGCtgcagtagtgatacaaaaccacTTGGCTGCCCTACTTTGGAGGTCAACAGAAGTTATGACAGATGTGGTGAACCAGTTCACCTACCAAAGCTTCTATCTGATAATAATGTGAGCAGTGATTCAGTACCACATGGTGAGACTGTTTTAGCATCAGCAACCAATTTGGGCGATGCAAcaagtagctcttcattggctacCAAGTCTTCCAGTATACAGTCTGATGCAGATACCCGAACATCTGAAGT GCACACCTTCTCAGCTTTGGCATTAAAAGAACTGAACCACAGAAACCTGAAGGATAGGTGCACCTCTCCAGATTCAATGCCTATGAAAGAACTCATTGCTGTTGCCCAAGCTAGGAGGTTCTCTCGATCAACTTCCTTTTCAGATAACTTGTTAATCAGCAAGTATATTGCAAAGACTTCAGTCAGCACACCTCTTAAGGAAGGACAGGGACAGCTTTCACCGTCGAATCGGATAATCAGGCACACCTCTACAATTGACAGCATTCATTCCAAGAGTCCTTTTGACAGCCTGCAACATAACGATGTGAAAACAATAGCAGGGAGCAGCGAGGCTAGTGCAGCACGAAAGGCTTTTGAAGCTTTTGTTGGTACtctaacaagaacaaaagaaaacataGCCCGTGCAACGCGTCTTGCTATTGAGTGCGCTAAACATGGCATTGCCCGGGAG GCACTTGATATTATTGTTGAACACATGGAGAAGGAAACAAATTTGTATAAGAGGGTGGACCTTTTCTTTCTTGTTGATTCAATAACTCAGTGCTCTCGAAATCAGAAAG GTGGTGCTGGGGATCTATACCCCTCTCTTATTCAGGCAATTCTGCCCCGATTACTTTATGCTGCTGCACCACCTGGAAATTCTGCATGGGAAAATCGAAGGCAATGTCTCAAG gttttgaaactttggcTTGAGAGGAAAACACTTCCAGAATACATCATTCGTCACCATATTAGAGAACTTGAGGTTATTAATGAGGCATCATTTGGAAGCTCTCGCCGTCCTTCAAGGACAGAAAGAGCTTTAAATGACCCTTTGCGTGACAATGAAGGAATGCTCGTTGATGAGTATGGGAG CAATGCTGGTTTTCACATACCAAACTTAATTTGCACGAAAGTACTCGAGAACGATGAAGGAAGCTCATCTGACGACAGGAGTTTTGAGGCCGTCACACCTGAACAGGATGCTCCAGGTGGTGATGCGATGGAAGAATCTCAAATTCCTGTGGAGAAGCATCGGCTTGTCCTTGAAGAAGTTGATGGTGAGCTTGAGATGGAGGATGTATCTCCACCATCTGAAGCTGAAGCTAATATCTTACGCCAACCAGACCAAAGTGATACCAACTTTACATCTTATCACCATCCTTCAGATACTGGTCCTCCGCTCCCAAACGATGGGCCTCCAATACCCCCGCCATTGCCATGTTCTCCTCCACCTGTTCCACCTCCTCCGCCTGTCCCCATTGATCAGAGTACGCAGTTGCAGGCAACATTACAAATGGCATCTGATCCAGTGGGACCACATCCTCCGATAGCTACATAT AATGTTCAAAGTCAGCAGTCACATCCTATGGTGGATCACCCACGTGGCATGAATCCTTCTGTAGCTCCACTGCATCCTCCATTCTGTAATACGGCACCTGGTGTGCACCAAAATCAGATCACACCACCCAATCCTCCTGGACACCGTAGCAATTTCCCTAGACCACCAGCACCATACCACGGGAGTAACTATCAACACCCAACTTCATCGATGCCTAATGGGGGATATCATTTGCAACGACCACCCCCTCCACCTCCTCCAAATCAATTCCCTCGTATGCCATCAGAACCCCACCAAAGACCACAACAATGGAGTAATAACTGTTCGTCCTATCCTGAGACTTATCAGTATAATGGGCATGATCGAGATCATCACAGACATGATAGCATGCATCAGGGGCATGATGGACGACCTCACTTCAGTGATAGAAGATATCACCACGAGGACAGAGGACATCGGTTTGATGAGAGAGTTATTAGGGGGCCGATGCACCATGATGCTGGCAGGGGAAGATTTCCTCCTTTTCCACCAG GACCACCTGGTCCAGACCAAGCATCAGTAGCCCCAATGCACTATGGACGACCATCAGATCCTCCACAAGGTCCCTGCTCCGGGTGGTCTACCGAGCCTCCAGTTCCTCATGTAGCAGGAG CACATGGTAGCTGGAGGCCTAGATAA
- the LOC127332184 gene encoding protein HUA2-LIKE 3 isoform X1, with product MAPARRKRGVSAAAAAAAAAAQWKLGDLVLAKMKGFPAWPAMISEPEQWGLASVKNKRLVYFYGTKQIAFCSYAELEAFTEEKRRSLFAKRHGKGADFVRAVDEIIDVYDSLKEDSNKRLDLTANEVKPGEENPGDNNDILEPKGLVKSSNMGSDKKLVDHPVIVIDHNLVNADEASVVSTGSARCIVNSAPDGPTDNISMLDEMRNIPLSASSFSKKKLRDVHPQNCYTRSRAPALRRSRSSSGVGIRKVQDSCKLSGETSLASVDLVPDDNKEDSTLHKDASSGSPSMLDDVCFRSRGGTFNQPGTPGASDSNKNLSSTAKVDYTCDSEASQNGASTTEFKSNGASSLPMKSTVIFKRKRKPSRNWVPHTADCITSKKDEELQDELSGNLGDSPNSKNELNKSDGDEHLPLVKRARVRMGRPQLEASPGTDEQIDVPNNRSGVASPAEHIVMHTSNAFSADQSSAVNSVPNLSSISDMPLPSGEGHSVSKNKEYQPRVLTLDVEAALPPSKRLHRALEAMSANVAETISSLPEETGSKQLTLKDCVSSENSHSNKSADAVITTSDKSGIIEGLESSSMQFMHSSTGKTHTPGSILQNNNVVVSMKLNEPVLDVTQTIAVPDRLSSSSGKPCNDVSKLISCSSDTKPLGCPTLEVNRSYDRCGEPVHLPKLLSDNNVSSDSVPHGETVLASATNLGDATSSSSLATKSSSIQSDADTRTSEVHTFSALALKELNHRNLKDRCTSPDSMPMKELIAVAQARRFSRSTSFSDNLLISKYIAKTSVSTPLKEGQGQLSPSNRIIRHTSTIDSIHSKSPFDSLQHNDVKTIAGSSEASAARKAFEAFVGTLTRTKENIARATRLAIECAKHGIAREALDIIVEHMEKETNLYKRVDLFFLVDSITQCSRNQKGGAGDLYPSLIQAILPRLLYAAAPPGNSAWENRRQCLKVLKLWLERKTLPEYIIRHHIRELEVINEASFGSSRRPSRTERALNDPLRDNEGMLVDEYGSNAGFHIPNLICTKVLENDEGSSSDDRSFEAVTPEQDAPGGDAMEESQIPVEKHRLVLEEVDGELEMEDVSPPSEAEANILRQPDQSDTNFTSYHHPSDTGPPLPNDGPPIPPPLPCSPPPVPPPPPVPIDQSTQLQATLQMASDPVGPHPPIATYNVQSQQSHPMVDHPRGMNPSVAPLHPPFCNTAPGVHQNQITPPNPPGHRSNFPRPPAPYHGSNYQHPTSSMPNGGYHLQRPPPPPPPNQFPRMPSEPHQRPQQWSNNCSSYPETYQYNGHDRDHHRHDSMHQGHDGRPHFSDRRYHHEDRGHRFDERVIRGPMHHDAGRGRFPPFPPGPPGPDQASVAPMHYGRPSDPPQGPCSGWSTEPPVPHVAGAHGSWRPR from the exons ATGGCCCCGGCGAGGAGGAAGCGCGGCGTGTCCGCGGCTGCCGCGGCCGCGGCGGCCGCGGCGCAGTGGAAGCTCGGCGACCTCGTGCTCGCCAAGATGAAGGGCTTCCCggcctggccggccatg ATAAGTGAACCAGAGCAGTGGGGTCTGGCTTCTGTTAAAAATAAGCGTCTGGTCTACTTCTATGGAACTAAACAAAT TGCTTTCTGCAGCTATGCAGAACTGGAGGCGTTCACTGAAGAGAAAAGGAGGTCTCTGTTTGCTAAGCGGCATGGCAAAGGGGCAGATTTTGTGAGAGCAGTTGATGAGATAATTGATGTTTATGATTCTTTGAAGGAAGATAGTAATAAAAGGCTTGATCTGACTGCCAATGAAGTAAAACCGGGAGAAGAAAATCCTGGTGATAATAATGACATTTTGGAACCTAAAGGTCTAGTTAAGAGCTCTAATATGGGTAGTGATAAGAAGTTAGTAGACCATCCAGTAATTGTAATAGATCACAACTTAGTcaatgctgatgaggcatctgttgTTTCAACAGGGAGTGCCCGATGCATTGTTAATTCTGCTCCTGATGGGCCTACTGACAATATATCGATGCTTGATGAAATGAGGAATATCCCTTTGTCTGCTAGTTCATTTTCGAAGAAGAAGCTAAGGGATGTACACCCTCAAAATTGCTACACACGGAGTAGGGCTCCAGCTTTGCGGAGGTCAAGAAGTTCATCTGGTGTCGGAATCAGAAAGGTTCAGGATTCTTGCAAGCTTTCGGGCGAAACCAGTTTGGCTTCTGTTGATTTGGTTCCTGATGACAACAAGGAAGATTCCACTCTTCATAAAGACGCAAGCTCAGGTTCCCCTTCTATGCTGGATGATGTTTGTTTTCGTTCAAGAGGAGGCACCTTCAATCAACCTGGAACTCCTGGGGCCAGTGACAGTAATAAAAATTTGTCTTCTACTGCTAAGGTAGATTATACCTGTGACAGTGAAGCATCTCAAAACGGAGCTTCAACAACAGAATTTAAATCTAATGGTGCATCAAGTCTTCCCATGAAGTCAACGGTAATTTTCAAGAGAAAAAGGAAGCCAAGTAGAAACTGGGTTCCCCACACTGCAGATTGTATCACATCAAAAAAGGACGAAGAATTGCAGGATGAGTTGAGTGGAAACCTTGGAGATTCTCCTAATTCAAAGAATGAATTAAATAAGTCAGACGGAGATGAACACTTGCCGTTGGTCAAAAGGGCAAGGGTTCGAATGGGAAGGCCTCAGCTGGAGGCTTCACCAGGGACAGATGAACAGATTGATGTTCCTAATAATAGATCAGGGGTTGCTTCACCTGCAGAGCACATTGTTATGCACACTAGTAATGCTTTTTCAGCTGATCAGTCATCAGCGGTAAATAGTGTTCCAAATCTGTCATCCATATCGGACATGCCTCTCCCATCAGGGGAAGGTCACTCTGTTTCGAAGAATAAAGAATATCAACCAAGGGTTTTAACATTGGATGTGGAAGCTGCTTTGCCTCCATCAAAACGCCTCCACCGTGCTTTAGAAGCTATGTCTGCTAATGTTGCGGAAACTATTAGTAGTCTGCCTGAAGAGACAGGATCAAAGCAATTGACTCTAAAAGACTGTGTGTCTTCAGAAAACAGCCATTCCAATAAATCTGCTGATGCAGTAATCACAACCTCCGACAAGTCTGGAATAATTGAAGGCCTTGAATCATCAAGCATGCAATTCATGCATAGCTCAACAGGCAAAACACACACCCCAGGATCGATTTTACAGAATAATAATGTAGTTGTTTCCATGAAATTGAATGAACCTGTTCTTGATGTGACACAGACCATAGCTGTGCCTGATCGGTTATCTTCATCTTCGGGGAAACCATGTAATGACGTCTCCAAGCTAATTAGCtgcagtagtgatacaaaaccacTTGGCTGCCCTACTTTGGAGGTCAACAGAAGTTATGACAGATGTGGTGAACCAGTTCACCTACCAAAGCTTCTATCTGATAATAATGTGAGCAGTGATTCAGTACCACATGGTGAGACTGTTTTAGCATCAGCAACCAATTTGGGCGATGCAAcaagtagctcttcattggctacCAAGTCTTCCAGTATACAGTCTGATGCAGATACCCGAACATCTGAAGT GCACACCTTCTCAGCTTTGGCATTAAAAGAACTGAACCACAGAAACCTGAAGGATAGGTGCACCTCTCCAGATTCAATGCCTATGAAAGAACTCATTGCTGTTGCCCAAGCTAGGAGGTTCTCTCGATCAACTTCCTTTTCAGATAACTTGTTAATCAGCAAGTATATTGCAAAGACTTCAGTCAGCACACCTCTTAAGGAAGGACAGGGACAGCTTTCACCGTCGAATCGGATAATCAGGCACACCTCTACAATTGACAGCATTCATTCCAAGAGTCCTTTTGACAGCCTGCAACATAACGATGTGAAAACAATAGCAGGGAGCAGCGAGGCTAGTGCAGCACGAAAGGCTTTTGAAGCTTTTGTTGGTACtctaacaagaacaaaagaaaacataGCCCGTGCAACGCGTCTTGCTATTGAGTGCGCTAAACATGGCATTGCCCGGGAG GCACTTGATATTATTGTTGAACACATGGAGAAGGAAACAAATTTGTATAAGAGGGTGGACCTTTTCTTTCTTGTTGATTCAATAACTCAGTGCTCTCGAAATCAGAAAG GTGGTGCTGGGGATCTATACCCCTCTCTTATTCAGGCAATTCTGCCCCGATTACTTTATGCTGCTGCACCACCTGGAAATTCTGCATGGGAAAATCGAAGGCAATGTCTCAAG gttttgaaactttggcTTGAGAGGAAAACACTTCCAGAATACATCATTCGTCACCATATTAGAGAACTTGAGGTTATTAATGAGGCATCATTTGGAAGCTCTCGCCGTCCTTCAAGGACAGAAAGAGCTTTAAATGACCCTTTGCGTGACAATGAAGGAATGCTCGTTGATGAGTATGGGAG CAATGCTGGTTTTCACATACCAAACTTAATTTGCACGAAAGTACTCGAGAACGATGAAGGAAGCTCATCTGACGACAGGAGTTTTGAGGCCGTCACACCTGAACAGGATGCTCCAGGTGGTGATGCGATGGAAGAATCTCAAATTCCTGTGGAGAAGCATCGGCTTGTCCTTGAAGAAGTTGATGGTGAGCTTGAGATGGAGGATGTATCTCCACCATCTGAAGCTGAAGCTAATATCTTACGCCAACCAGACCAAAGTGATACCAACTTTACATCTTATCACCATCCTTCAGATACTGGTCCTCCGCTCCCAAACGATGGGCCTCCAATACCCCCGCCATTGCCATGTTCTCCTCCACCTGTTCCACCTCCTCCGCCTGTCCCCATTGATCAGAGTACGCAGTTGCAGGCAACATTACAAATGGCATCTGATCCAGTGGGACCACATCCTCCGATAGCTACATAT AATGTTCAAAGTCAGCAGTCACATCCTATGGTGGATCACCCACGTGGCATGAATCCTTCTGTAGCTCCACTGCATCCTCCATTCTGTAATACGGCACCTGGTGTGCACCAAAATCAGATCACACCACCCAATCCTCCTGGACACCGTAGCAATTTCCCTAGACCACCAGCACCATACCACGGGAGTAACTATCAACACCCAACTTCATCGATGCCTAATGGGGGATATCATTTGCAACGACCACCCCCTCCACCTCCTCCAAATCAATTCCCTCGTATGCCATCAGAACCCCACCAAAGACCACAACAATGGAGTAATAACTGTTCGTCCTATCCTGAGACTTATCAGTATAATGGGCATGATCGAGATCATCACAGACATGATAGCATGCATCAGGGGCATGATGGACGACCTCACTTCAGTGATAGAAGATATCACCACGAGGACAGAGGACATCGGTTTGATGAGAGAGTTATTAGGGGGCCGATGCACCATGATGCTGGCAGGGGAAGATTTCCTCCTTTTCCACCAG GACCACCTGGTCCAGACCAAGCATCAGTAGCCCCAATGCACTATGGACGACCATCAGATCCTCCACAAGGTCCCTGCTCCGGGTGGTCTACCGAGCCTCCAGTTCCTCATGTAGCAGGAG CACATGGTAGCTGGAGGCCTAGATAA
- the LOC127329940 gene encoding uncharacterized protein — MAASAAHVAALAAVLLFLPTLLAPVAAQQAKAKAFCISQFAIASQACSILPPSPPEDDHEHHDDDDDDDDDDDDDEHDDDDDHHGGDGDRRVHHRHGHAAVINFASLGQLLANNDSGHVARNGTGGHLARNGTGHHGGNHTRRGRGRGGGRLRGRGGRGRRGRVRDGDEDPDHDDDHEEDPDHDDDHDEDPDHDDDHEDDDDEDDHDDDDDSDHDHDHDDHEHHHDEELRAYRDCCRWLQEVQKDCVCEALLRLPPFLVKPQHKYVVRVGRTCRIVYRCGGV; from the coding sequence ATGGCGGCATCGGCTGCCCACGTCGCGGCGTTGGCcgccgtcctcctcttcctccccacCCTCCTCGCGCCCGTCGCCGCGCAgcaggccaaggccaaggccttcTGCATCAGCCAGTTCGCCATCGCCAGCCAGGCCTGCTCCATCCTGCCTCCCAGCCCGCCCGAGGACGACCACGAGcaccacgacgacgacgacgatgatgatgacgacgatgacgacgatgagcacgacgacgacgacgatcaccACGGCGGAGACGGTGACCGCCGCGTCCATCACCGCCATGGACATGCGGCGGTGATCAACTTCGCTTCCCTCGGCCAGCTGCTGGCGAACAACGATAGCGGCCACGTTGCCAGGAACGGCACCGGCGGCCACCTCGCCAGAAACGGCACCGGCCACCACGGCGGCAACCACACCCGCCGCGGGCGCGGACGTGGAGGAGGGCGTCTCCGCGGGCGCGGTGGGCGCGGCCGGCGTGGGCGTGTGCGCGACGGCGACGAGGACCCCGACCATGACGACGACCACGAGGAGGACCCCGACCATGACGACGACCACGACGAGGATCCCGATCACGACGACGACCatgaggacgacgacgatgaggatgaccacgacgacgatgacgactccgaccacgaccacgaccacgacgacCACGAGCACCACCACGACGAGGAGCTCCGGGCGTACCGCGATTGCTGCCGGTGGCTGCAGGAGGTGCAGAAGGACTGCGTCTGCGAGGCGCTCCTGCGGCTGCCGCCGTTCCTCGTCAAGCCGCAGCACAAGTACGTCGTCCGGGTCGGACGGACGTGCAGAATCGTCTACCGCTGCGGTGGCGTCTAG